Proteins encoded in a region of the Anopheles ziemanni chromosome 2, idAnoZiCoDA_A2_x.2, whole genome shotgun sequence genome:
- the LOC131282335 gene encoding opsin, ultraviolet-sensitive isoform X2, translated as MIGAKKATLFLTHRTPHLLIVRLRHYFKNMLCADLHPPAAVRGMIRLDREAFSKKVKTPHLLGWNVPPEELQYIPDHWLQYPEPEASLHYLLGLLYIAFAIFALIGNGLVIWIFLSAKSLRTPSNVFVVNLAICDFFMMAKTPIFIYNSFTKGFTLGHMGCQIFAFVGSLTGIGAGATNALIAYDRYNTITRPFEGRLTQTKALIFIFLIWAYTIPWGVLPLLEIWGRFVPEGFLTACSFDYLSSTFDTRLFVGSIFTFSYVLPMSLIIYYYSQIVSHVVNHEKQLREQAKKMNVESLRSNQNKNDASVEIRIAKAAITVCFLFVASWTPYAVLALIGAFGDKSLLTPGVTMFPACACKFVACLDPYVYAISHPRYRIELQKRLPWLAITETVPAENASTCTEQEAQTTTQS; from the exons ATGATCGGAGCGAAGAAAGCTACACTGTTTTTAACGCACCGAACACCTCATTTGCTCATCGTACGTCTGCGACACTACTTCAAGAACATGCTCTGTGCGGATCTTCATCCACCGGCGGCCGTTCGTGGCATGATTCGCTTGGACCGAGAGGCGTTCAGCAAAAAAGTCAAAACACCACATCTA CTCGGCTGGAACGTGCCACCCGAGGAGCTGCAGTACATTCCCGACCACTGGTTGCAGTACCCGGAACCGGAAGCGTCCCTCCATTACCTGCTCGGACTTCTGTACATCGCCTTCGCTATTTTTGCGCTCATCGGCAATGGACTGGTCATTTGGATTTTCCTCTC TGCCAAATCCTTACGGACACCGTCCAACGTGTTTGTCGTCAATCTTGCCATCtgtgatttcttcatgatggCCAAGACACCAATTTTCATCTACAACTCGTTCACCAAAGGGTTCACCCTTGGGCATATGGGATGTCAGATTTTCGCCTTCGTTGGATCACTAACCG GTATCGGCGCCGGTGCGACTAATGCGCTCATCGCCTACGATCG ATACAACACCATTACGCGCCCCTTCGAAGGAAGGCTTACTCAGACGAAAGCCCTCATCTTTATCTTTCTCATCTGGGCCTACACCATTCCGTGGGGAGTGCTACCGCTACTGGAAATCTGGGGACGGTTCGTGCCAG AGGGATTCCTAACGGCTTGCTCCTTCGATTATTTGTCATCCACCTTCGACACTCGTTTGTTTGTCGGTTCCATCTTCACATTCAGCTACGTTCTACCGATGAGCCTAATTATTTACTACTACAGTCAAATAGTTAGCCACGTTGTGAATCACGAAAAACAGCTCCGTGAACAGGCGAAGAAGATGAACGTGGAATCGCTGCGATCGAATCAGAATAAAAACGATGCTTCCGTCGAAATCCGTATAGCAAAGGCTGCGATCACCGTCTGTTTCTTATTTGTTGCATCTTGGACCCCGTATGCTGTTCTCGCATTAATCGGTGCCTTCGGTGACAAAAGCCTTCTTACTCCAGGAGTTACGATGTTCCCAGCATGTGCATGTAAGTTTGTTGCCTGCTTAGACCCCTACGTGTACGCCATCAGCCATCCGAGATACCGCATCGAACTGCAGAAGCGTCTACCATGGTTAGCCATTACGGAAACGGTGCCAGCCGAAAATGCCTCCACATGCACGGAGCAAGAAGCACAGACAACAACGCAATCATAA
- the LOC131282336 gene encoding E3 ubiquitin-protein ligase sina yields MSSKLNNPKRREVTGSSSSNSSISSVGASDSGISADLASLFECPVCFDYVLPPILQCQSGHLVCTSCRSKLTCCPTCRGSLGNIRNLAMEKVASNVKFPCKHSNHGCTVSLVYTEKAEHEEVCEFRPYLCPCPGASCKWQGSLDYVMPHLMMSHKSITTLQGEDIVFLATDINLPGAVDWVMMQSCFGHHFMLVLEKQEKYDGHQQFYAIVQLIGSRKEAENFAYRLELNGNRRRLTWEAMPRSIHEGVASAILNSDCLVFDTSIAQLFADNGNLGINVTISVV; encoded by the coding sequence ATGTCCAGTAAATTGAACAATCCGAAGCGCCGTGAGGTGACGGGTTCGTCATCATCAAATTCTTCGATTTCATCCGTCGGTGCCTCGGACAGTGGCATCTCGGCTGATCTTGCCTCGCTGTTCGAGTGCCCGGTCTGTTTCGACTATGTACTGCCACCGATACTGCAGTGCCAGAGCGGTCATCTCGTGTGCACAAGCTGCCGTTCCAAGCTGACCTGTTGCCCGACCTGCCGTGGCTCGCTCGGTAACATACGGAACCTGGCCATGGAGAAGGTGGCCTCGAACGTCAAGTTCCCGTGCAAGCACTCGAACCACGGCTGCACCGTCTCGCTCGTGTACACGGAGAAGGCGGAGCATGAGGAGGTGTGCGAGTTCCGCCCGTACCTGTGCCCCTGTCCGGGTGCTTCCTGCAAATGGCAAGGATCGCTCGACTACGTTATGCCGCACCTGATGATGTCACACAAAAGCATCACCACGCTGCAGGGGGAAGACATCGTGTTTCTGGCCACCGACATCAACCTGCCCGGCGCCGTCGACTGGGTGATGATGCAGTCCTGCTTTGGACATCATTTTATGCTCGTCCTGGAGAAGCAGGAAAAGTACGACGGTCACCAGCAATTCTACGCGATTGTTCAGCTAATCGGATCGCGGAAGGAAGCGGAAAACTTCGCCTACCGGCTGGAGCTGAATGGGAACCGTCGACGGCTCACCTGGGAAGCGATGCCCCGTTCGATTCACGAGGGAGTCGCCAGTGCAATTCTCAACTCGGACTGTCTGGTGTTTGACACGTCAATCGCACAACTCTTTGCCGACAATGGTAATCTCGGCATCAATGTAACTATTTCCGTTGTGTAA
- the LOC131282337 gene encoding density-regulated protein homolog, with amino-acid sequence MATEIPERLIIGPKNGVVYPLTVSYCGNCSMPLEYCEYYPDYEKCKQWLEKNLPDEFERMKMGGTGPEGGTATAGSGTANTSAEPADADDEKKRQKRGGKGMMKTKKTKEEGPKKVCLSRSARGRKKSVTVVTGLATFDIDLKLAAKFFGTKFACGSSVTGDDEIVIQGDVKDDLFDIIPEKWPEIDEDFIDDLGDQKR; translated from the coding sequence ATGGCAACTGAAATCCCGGAACGTTTGATTATTGGCCCAAAGAATGGTGTGGTCTACCCGCTCACCGTATCCTACTGCGGCAATTGTTCGATGCCCCTAGAGTACTGTGAATACTACCCGGACTACGAGAAATGCAAACAGTGGTTGGAGAAAAATCTACCAGATGAGTTCGAGCGGATGAAGATGGGTGGCACAGGCCCTGAGGGTGGCACCGCCACTGCCGGATCTGGAACCGCTAATACCTCCGCCGAGCCAGCCGATGCGGATGACGAGAAAAAGCGACAGAAACGCGGCGGAAAGGGAATgatgaaaactaaaaagacCAAGGAAGAAGGACCGAAAAAAGTCTGCCTATCGAGGTCTGCCCGCGGTCGTAAGAAATCCGTAACGGTGGTTACGGGCCTGGCCACCTTCGATATAGACCTGAAGCTGGCGGCCAAATTTTTTGGAACTAAGTTTGCCTGCGGTTCATCTGTAACAGGAGACGACGAGATCGTCATTCAGGGCGATGTGAAGGATGACCTATTCGACATTATCCCGGAAAAGTGGCCCGAAATCGATGAAGATTTTATAGACGACCTCGGCGATCAGAAACGGTGA
- the LOC131282335 gene encoding tRNA (guanine(37)-N1)-methyltransferase isoform X1, whose translation MIGAKKATLFLTHRTPHLLIVRLRHYFKNMLCADLHPPAAVRGMIRLDREAFSKKVKTPHLIVPKDINLNNVCRVIKKFLLKMERYKPVVSEEYKITLHPLAVQRWEDLAELQLDKLGIDSKALVWQEIQLGYENWKYDEIFKAVLPEDKEALSSFSKIGHIVHLNLKDHLLAYRELIGAVLLDKIPGCRTVVNKSVSIDNTYRNFQMELLCGEPDYQVDVKENGCAFKFDFSKVYWNPRLSTEHEKVVNMLNKNDILFDLYAGVGPFTVPAARKGCTVLSNDLNPDSYKALVENCTLNRVSKNVKCYNKDAIYFIQQEMKHSLLETCANDSFKGQIHITMNLPAMAVEHLRYFPGLLKGEKFVNPQQKPLVHVYCFAKGVDDKKLIAQKLVEQWLGTDVDDKLKEIAFVRNVAPNKDMMRVSFHLTEDLLYGRSDTVRKRHLDTEDKPAEEIKRPSNKMKDQRKQLAKKAKDVFTVSQAKKTNLKKTKEVSAKLKKINVQDKREKVDQKFQNLHAQIVSKKTPKPAPKPLPSKNKIKPDTDKMETDLNKLQV comes from the exons ATGATCGGAGCGAAGAAAGCTACACTGTTTTTAACGCACCGAACACCTCATTTGCTCATCGTACGTCTGCGACACTACTTCAAGAACATGCTCTGTGCGGATCTTCATCCACCGGCGGCCGTTCGTGGCATGATTCGCTTGGACCGAGAGGCGTTCAGCAAAAAAGTCAAAACACCACATCTAATCGTTCCTAAAGACATTAATCTGAATAATGTTTGTCGAGTGATAAAGAAGTTTCTGCTCAAAATGGAACGATACAAACCGGTGGTATCCGAAGAGTATAAAATTACTCTACATCCGCTAGCCGTTCAGCGATGGGAAGATTTGGCCGAGCTTCAACTGGACAAGCTCGGTATCGATAGCAAAGCTCTAGTTTGGCAGGAAATTCAGCTAGGATATGAAAACTGGAAGTATGATGAAATCTTCAAAGCTGTATTACCGGAAGACAAGGAAGCCTTGTCGTCATTCAGTAAAATTGGACACATTGTCCACTTAAATTTGAAGGACCATCTACTTGCGTATCGAGAACTTATCGGTGCAGTCCTGCTGGATAAAATACCGGGCTGCCGAACCGTGGTCAACAAATCCGTCTCAATCGACAACACGTATCgtaattttcaaatggaacTACTTTGTGGCGAACCGGACTATCAAGTGGATGTTAAAGAAAATGGGTGTGCCTTCAAATTTGATTTCTCTAAGGTATACTGGAACCCACGGCTTTCTACAGAGCATGAAAAGGTGGTGAACATGCTCAACAAAAACGATATTCTATTCGACCTGTATGCCGGTGTTGGTCCATTCACCGTGCCTGCTGCAAGAAAAGGCTGTACGGTGTTATCAAATGACCTAAATCCCGATTCTTACAAAGCGTTGGTTGAAAATTGTACCCTCAATAGGGTGTCGAAAAATGTCAAATGTTACAACAAAGATGCGATTTACTTTATACAACAAGAGATGAAACACTCTTTACTGGAAACTTGTGCCAATGATAGTTTTAAAGGTCAGATACATATAACCATGAATTTACCTGCGATGGCTGTGGAGCACTTGCGATACTTTCCTGGACTTCTGAAAGGAGAGAAATTCGTCAATCCGCAGCAAAAACCGCTCGTCCACGTGTACTGCTTCGCCAAAGGCGTTGACGATAAAAAGCTGATTGCGCAGAAACTCGTAGAACAATGGCTCGGCACGGATGTGGATGATAAGCTCAAAGAGATCGCATTTGTACGCAATGTTGCTCCGAACAAGGACATGATGCGCGTCAGTTTCCATCTCACCGAAGATTTACTCTATGGCCGTTCGGATACAGTTAGAAAACGTCATTTAGACACCGAGGATAAACCTGCAGAAGAAATCAAAAGACCAT CAAATAAGATGAAGGACCAGCGTAAGCAGTTGGCAAAGAAAGCGAAAGATGTGTTTACGGTATCACAAGCGAAGAAgacaaatttaaagaaaacgaAGGAAGTCTCTGCTAAACTGAAAAAG ATAAATGTGCAGGACAAGCGCGAGAAGGTGGATCAAAAGTTCCAAAACCTACATGCCCAAATAGTTTCGAAAAAGACACCAAAGCCTGCTCCGAAACCGCTGccttcaaaaaataaaatcaaaccagaCACGGATAAAATGGAGACGGACTTGAATAAATTGCAAGTTTAA
- the LOC131294601 gene encoding protocadherin Fat 4-like yields MWLYVLLLGCCWQLQATQGCSSPSYNFNSHVNPEELDLTTPTDTVIASFTVADVTAVSLVPEPIYIDVRLVGSELQFLTTAKFADYEENETQIVLILQLSYTCSTTQRSGLYRQNFKKANNHAPRFLQDAYEALVPLPLPKNFDVSPYLASGTGIMARDIDLINNTVQFTISENEYFNIETHPLAEDEKQFKAVLRLREQVLKLANTVQLIVTATDQGIPPKASQVSVSIQPDLSIVYDDPPEFKDTFVNRTMDPGTIIQLELIPGTETNDIQYTLEGIDREYFTLSVWANNSGLDLQLVNLDTLPSTKSFLNVLAVAKRSELQKTSSVILLTIPSASNPEPAEITVQKVLVVLHLEEMAAHRNIFPLTIENCVFSIGSQTPGEYFYVEKSNNTLSSEPFDREDENLFSGLDFPQFWIVLMLNCPALEDQESQSLNGNLMRSGPMRDIAYSSKQTHLNIIVQDINDNSPEFIYPSNNAIFAFPSARLARKLLPERLLKVEASDRDEGINAIIRYRLAANDHFDIEAETGVIFPLKTSLADETSTTLEVYATDRDGAEDGNTASLKIKVLRGSEDRFVAVTVHGVNPLAFESLLQNISDSKNIVVGAIKIVYSAAGDANDSGRAASERYATQALVYAVQGDALLSYSEVADILNKLQYNLTISLSTLNELFTSPSTTSESDSTIIYPYIIVAAFFGCLALSMTAAAIFYRAKSRQNQTTAVMSETTSINSGTHIIANMDNDPYATPPRERDAVQTMDNGIASESTEIFKSAAPMVHPKSHTELRSIDENSELHVDPTEPPQSAQHDQKKSITFNEHVERIEMFDA; encoded by the exons ATGTGGCTGTACGTGTTATTATTAGGTTGCTGTTGGCAGCTTCAAGCTACGCAAG GATGTAGTTCCCCAAGTTACAACTTTAACAGCCATGTCAATCCAGAAGAACTGGATCTTACCACACCGACCGACACCGTTATCGCCAGCTTCACCGTTGCAGATGTAACGGCGGTGTCTCTGGTTCCAGAACCGATCTACATCGATGTGAGGCTCGTTGGATCGGAACTGCAGTTTCTCACGACTGCTAAATTTGCCGATTATGAAGAGAACGAGACACAGATTGTTCTTATTCTACAATTGTCCTACACGTGTAGCACAACCCAACGGAGTGGACTTTATCgtcaaaatttcaaaaaagctAACAATCATGCACCACGATTCCTGCAAGATGCGTATGAGGCGCTAGTCCCTTTACCATTACCCAagaattttgatgtttcaccATATCTCGCGAGTGGGACCGGCATAATGGCGCGAGATATTGATCTGATAAACAACACGGTGCAGTTTACCATATCGGAAAACGAGTACTTCAACATCGAAACCCATCCCCTGGCGGAGGATGAGAAGCAGTTCAAGGCAGTTCTTCGGCTCAGGGAACAAGTTTTGAAACTCGCCAATACGGTGCAACTGATTGTGACGGCCACGGACCAAGGAATACCTCCAAAAGCAAGTCAAGTCAGCGTTAGCATTCAGCCGGACCTCTCAATCGTCTATGATGACCCTCCGGAGTTTAAAGATACCTTCGTTAACAGGACGATGGATCCTGGTACGATCATACAACTCGAGCTAATTCCCGGCACCGAAACGAACGACATTCAATATACGCTCGAGGGAATAGATAGGGAATATTTCACCCTATCGGTGTGGGCGAACAACAGTGGATTGGATTTGCAGTTAGTCAATCTTGATACGCTTCCATCAACGAAATCCTTTCTCAATGTACTAGCAGTCGCTAAGCGTTCTGAATTGCAAAAAACGTCCTCGGTCATACTGCTTACCATTCCTTCTGCAAGCAACCCTGAACCGGCAGAAATTACGGTCCAGAAGGTGCTGGTTGTACTGCACCTCGAGGAAATGGCGGCGCATCGGAATATTTTTCCTCTAACGATTGAAAACTGCGTCTTCAGCATAGGATCGCAAACACCTGGAGAGTATTTTTATGTAGAAAAATCGAACAATACTTTGTCTTCCGAGCCATTTGACCGGGAAGATGAGAACCTTTTTTCCggtctagattttccacagttttgGATAGTGTTAATGTTGAACTGTCCCGCGTTAGAGGACCAAGAATCTCAATCATTAAATGGCAATCTGATGCGCTCCGGGCCAATGAGAGACATTGCATATTCTTCGAAGCAAACGCATCTTAACATAATCGTGCAGGATATTAACGACAACAGCCCGGAGTTCATATACCCTTCAAACAATGCCATATTTGCGTTTCCATCGGCACGTCTGGCACGAAAACTTCTTCCAGAAAGGCTGCTCAAAGTTGAGGCAAGCGATCGCGATGAGGGAATCAATGCGATTATACGATACCGACTTGCAGCAAACGACCATTTCGACATCGAGGCTGAAACGGGTGTTATTTTCCCACTCAAAACATCACTTGCTGACGAAACAAGTACAACACTAGAAGTGTATGCCACCGATCGGGATGGAGCTGAAGATGGTAACACGGCGTCTTTGAAAATTAAAGTGCTACGGGGAAGTGAAGATCGATTTGTTGCTGTTACGGTGCATGGTGTCAATCCCTTAGCATTCGAGTCGTTGCTGCAAAATATCAGTGATAGTAAAAACATAGTGGTGGGTGCTATAAAAATCGTTTATTCTGCTGCTGGAGACGCTAACGATTCTGGGCGTGCAGCATCCGAACGCTATGCTACACAAGCTCTAGTTTACGCTGTTCAAGGCGACGCACTTTTGTCCTATAGCGAAGTTGCTGA CATCCTCAACAAGTTGCAGTATAATTTAACCATCTCACTATCCACGTTAAATGAACTTTTTACATCCCCATCAACAACGAGCGAGTCAGATAGCACTATAATCTACCCCTACATCATAGTAGCAGCGTTTTTCGGCTGCCTTGCCTTATCTATGACCGCGGCGGCAATATTTTATCGCGCCAAATCGCGTCAAAACCAAACGACAGCTGTTATGTCCGAAACCACGTCGATCAATTCCGGTACTCATATCATTGCAAATATGGATAACGATCCTTACGCCACACCACCACGGGAGCGTGATGCAGTTCAAACTATGGACAATGGTATAGCAAGTG AATCAACAGAGATTTTCAAATCTGCTGCACCGATGGTTCACCCAAAATCTCACACAGAACTAAGATCCATCGATGAAAACTCGGAACTTCACGTTGACCCAACAGAACCGCCACAGTCAGCACAACATGATCAAAAGAAGAGCATAACATTTAATGAGCACGTTGAAAGAATCGAAATGTTTGATGCGTGA
- the LOC131294602 gene encoding craniofacial development protein 2-like → MYRTGALKQLDDELAKLNMDLVALQEIRWLGSGVQNRRGSSYDIYYSCHDRHHMLGTGFAVGQRAKSAVIDFKAINDRLCYLRMRGKFHNISLINVHAPTEDKDEEEKDLFYGRLAKLYESCPRYDVKIILGDFNAKVGRESMYRQYIGTHSLHEHSNENGSRLVQFAAASNLVIGSTKFARRDIHKTTWVSPDGATSNQIDHVLINRRHQSSLLNENVVATPDLAGTTKSVDL, encoded by the exons ATGTATAGAACCGGAGCCTTGAAACAATTGGACGATGAACTAGCCAAGCTAAACATGGACCTCGTCGCACTACAAGAGATACGCTGGCTAGGCAGTGGTGTGCAGAATAGGCGTGGCAGTAGCTACGACATCTACTATAGCTGCCACGACCGCCACCACATGCTCGGCACGGGCTTCGCCGTAGGTCAACGTGCGAAGTCCGCAGTCATTGATTTCAAGGCTATAAACGATAGGCTATGCTACCTGCGCATGCGAGGCAAATTTCATAATATAAGCCTCATTAACGTTCATGCCCCTACCGAAGACAAAGATGAAGAGGAGAAGGACCTGTTTTACGGCCGCCTCGCGAAACTCTATGAAAGCTGCCCCAGGTATGACGTCAAAATCATCCTGGGGGATTTCAATGCTAAAGTCGGTAGGGAGTCGATGTACCGCCAGTACATCGGAACCCACAGTCTACACGAGCACAGCAATGAAAACGGTAGTAGATTGGTCCAGTTCGCAGCAGCGAGCAATCTGGTCATCGGAAGTACCAAGTTTGCGCGACGGGACATTCACAAAACCACGTGGGTGTCCCCGGATGGAGCCACTTCCAACcagatcgaccacgtgttgaTTAACCGCCGCCATCAATCGAGTCTGTTAAAC GAGAACGTCGTGGCAACACCAGATCTGGCTGGTACGACGAAGAGTGTAGACTTGTGA